The Euwallacea similis isolate ESF13 chromosome 7, ESF131.1, whole genome shotgun sequence genome has a window encoding:
- the LOC136409831 gene encoding somatostatin receptor type 4-like, producing the protein MDSANATDVAFFDINDDVQVTEVPPQDIISTTVALVSALANIFMIWIVLKHVDLRTRSNLYLVNCCICNFAIMLLIPVSLNLFGMTDELSYECMCLWEESLYGMHFGNLLFALILLLDWYFVTHVRRHILIICAAWLLILSVSTASVSFCIFSLSYPVGLLGTAITFLILGISVILIHLLRIIKIVLLKQKEGSKTGLIIITAYFLCWLPNTVLIYGQGYFRFSIDIMVEHLTLILAYSQAWIMLILLFVCDKPFRMYVRKIFGCEARNISPENADKEQNVVLL; encoded by the coding sequence aTGGATTCAGCCAATGCCACCGACGTGGCATTCTTCGATATTAATGATGATGTCCAGGTGACCGAAGTGCCTCCCCAGGACATCATCAGCACAACTGTAGCTCTGGTTTCTGCTTTGGCAAATATCTTTATGATATGGATTGTTCTGAAACACGTAGACCTCAGGACACGTTCGAACTTGTATTTAGTAAATTGTTGTATATGTAATTTTGCAATCATGTTGTTAATTCCGGtatctttgaatttgtttggaaTGACTGATGAGCTAAGTTACGAATGTATGTGCCTCTGGGAGGAGAGTTTGTATGGAATGCACTTTGGAAATTTGCTATTTGCActaattttacttttagattGGTATTTTGTAACTCACGTCAGAAGacatatattaattatttgcgCTGCCTGGCTCTTAATACTGAGCGTCTCAACGGCGTCTGTGTCATTCTGCATATTTAGTTTGTCTTATCCTGTCGGACTTCTAGGTACGGCTATTACATTCCTCATACTGGGTATTTCAGTAATACTAATTCATCTCTtaagaattataaaaattgtactGTTAAAGCAAAAAGAGGGGAGCAAAACTGGTTTAATAATCATTACTGCATATTTTCTCTGTTGGTTGCCCAATACCGTTTTAATATATGGACAAGGATATTTTAGGTTTTCCATCGACATCATGGTTGAACATTTAACGTTAATTTTAGCTTACAGTCAGGCCTGGATTATGCtaatattgttatttgtttGTGATAAGCCCTTTAGGATGTATGTTCGCAAAATATTTGGTTGTGAAGCAAGGAACATAAGCCCAGAAAACGCAGATAAGGAACAAAACGTAGTACTTTTATAA